One window of the Dehalococcoidia bacterium genome contains the following:
- a CDS encoding HI0074 family nucleotidyltransferase substrate-binding subunit translates to MTMALDLSPLEAAVMQLEEALEIHDSELALSDPRLKRHLRAAVIQAFEFTYELSFRMLRRYLELASPNPAEIDGLVFNEIIRESYRQALVRSELPVWREYRRNRGTTSLTDNEEKAQEVFESVPDFLQDARYLLNRLRERSEALDDPSN, encoded by the coding sequence CGATGGCCCTGGACCTTTCGCCGCTGGAAGCTGCAGTGATGCAGCTCGAAGAGGCGCTGGAGATACACGACTCTGAACTTGCTTTGAGCGACCCGAGACTCAAGAGGCATCTGAGAGCCGCAGTAATCCAGGCTTTCGAGTTTACTTACGAGCTATCCTTCAGGATGCTGAGGCGCTACTTGGAACTCGCATCTCCCAATCCGGCGGAGATAGACGGCTTGGTCTTCAACGAGATCATCAGGGAATCATATCGTCAAGCGCTGGTCCGCTCAGAGCTCCCTGTGTGGCGCGAGTACCGGAGGAACCGCGGCACGACAAGTCTCACGGACAATGAGGAGAAGGCTCAGGAGGTGTTCGAAAGCGTGCCGGACTTCCTTCAGGATGCACGTTACTTGCTGAATCGACTTCGAGAGAGGAGCGAGGCCCTTGACGACCCCTCCAATTGA